The DNA sequence AGAGATCTCCTATAGTGGGCATATTGACAAGGCACGACTTCATGCCAGAACATATATTCCGCTTGCACCCTACGCTGGTAAGTAGCAGGTGGAAAAGATTAAGACTCCGGCTGCCCGTTCGAGAAAAATCTTTTAGGCTATCTTAGTCTAGAACTTACTATCCCTTGAAAAGGTAATTGTAAATAGTCTCATTTGAGCTGCAGCTTTCTTGTCTAGGTTACAAAAATCATGACAAGCTGTACCATTAATTATCAATTTCTTCACCAGAGGTATCTGCTAAAGAGGAATAGTATATATCATGCACTGcaaaaaaacattattgttaactaggaATAGAATGAAGTTTCTCATGGTCAACCATGAATCGTGGCATTTTTGCCCTTTGATGAAGTATTTGCACATTGCGGAACACCGTAAAGCTCAGATGATCTATACAAATACAATTACTCTTTTGAAATTTCTTGGTCtccagataaaaaaaataataataataaagaaaaatttcTTGGTCAAGAAATTTGACCCAGAAATTTCAAATCTCTTTGtgccaaatttgaatttatctCATTCACCTTACAATGTACAACTTGGTTAGCTGGGAATGTGATGGTTTTGATATTAGCGAGCAATATGCTGATGGTTATTCGAAGAGTCCAGGAAACAGAAATGAGCTAATCAATCTTTCCATATCTCAACCACAACTTTATAGGATGCCAATGTTCTCAACATTCAAGTGTCTAACGTTCCATGGTTAAAAATGATGCTGAGAAAAaggcaaaaatcaaaaccaaactgtGTCGGAACCAAATATAATTTTTACAGGGCAGTTGAATACAGCTCTGATTGAatcagagagagggagggagatgCCTCTCGCGATACTACTATCCTCTTTTGAGACTTTTCAGGTAGTCTGCCCTTATTGTCCACAGCTGCTCCCCCACTGTTTTCATGTCTGGCCGATCAGCTCGAATTGGAGCCGCACACTGGATAGCCAAATCAAAGATTTTCTGTAGTACGTCTGCATTTACAGCTTCCTCTATTGCAGGATCAATCAATTCCCACGTTCTTCCTTCGTTCAACTTTTTGAATGCCTGCGCAGTGTTAAAATAAGATGCGCATATTAGTATAACAGTTGGGCTGCATTTTGTTGTTTCATGTTCTACTTCTAAAGCTGTGCTGCAAAATCAATTACTAATCAAGGGATAAGAAGGGAATACAAGATCCTTACCCATCTGAGAGTGACACGCTCTTCAACTGGTCTCTTCATCTCCACTGGACGACGACCCGTCACAATTTCTATAAGTAATATCCCAAATGAGTAGACATCACTTTTGGCGGTGAGTTGATATGTTTTCATGTACTCCGGGTCTAGGTAGCCAACGGTTCCTTTCACTTTAGTAGAAATGTGTGTTCGATCTGCATCCATCGGACCAAGCCTGGCAAATCCAAAATCAGCAACTTTGGCTCGCATGCTTTCTGTCAGAAGAATGTTGGATGACTTCACGTCTCGATGGATAATTTGCTTTTCTgttgtgagatgaataacagCTTAGGGATCAATTAAGTTCAAATGCACATCAATAAATACAATGGAGAGTATTCTTACCTGAGTACAGATGAAGATAAGTTAGGGCATGAGCAACATCAATGGCTATTTCAAGTCGCTGATTAAACTCCAGGGTTTTCCCATGTTGAACTGTCAGTGTAGCAACACAATTATTTATGATACCATTACTTCCTATAGTAAAGTTACTTATTTTTATGTACCAGTGGCTTACCATCCAGATGTTCTCTGAGATTACCATTCGGCACATACTCTGTAATGATAAGTCGTTCATTTCCTTCATCCACATAACCTAGTAGCTTTACAAGATTCCGATGATCAATTTTGGCCAGAAGTTCAACTTCGGTACTGAATTCGGTTTGCAAATTCTCAAAGAGTTCCTATGACAAAGTTTCCATGTTCATTTAGATGGGAATATAAAAAAGAAATCCATAAAGTCAACTCAAATATTACTCTCATTTAAAATTATGTAGAAAATTAATAAGTTTGGaacaaaaactaaagagaaaatcCTACTGTGCAAGCTAATCCCTAACTCCTACTATCAACATATTGAGTGAATCAGAAACAACTGCAATTGCCCAAGTGGTGATACTAGTGTTTTACTAGCTAGAATGTCCCCTTGGATGGTATTTCCATTCATAAGAAAACCAATAATCATCAGCTTTTCACTAATACCCACAACAAAGTTTCCAGATTATGAACTGTCCATACCTTCTTTGCACGTTTTATAGAAACCACTTGGCCATCAGCTAGCCGAGCTTTGTAGACAGTTCCAAAACCACCTTCACCTATAAGTTGTGATTTTGAGAAGTTGCGGGTTGCCCTGGCAATCTGATTCAAATTGAGATGTACAGACCCAAGTCTACTGAGTTTTGGAGAGTTTGAATATCTAGGACTAGGTGGTACACGAAGTGGACTGGCCGGTATCTTTTCAGCGGCATGATTCACTTCAAAAGAAGAAGCTGAATTATCCACTGCAAGAGGATAATCAATTAGTGTTGACAATATATGAAAGGAAAAAGTCATATTAAGTAAACAACTAATCTAGGATGGACACGGAAGTGCAACAGTCTGCAGAATTGTAAACATAACACTGTAACAGTATGGACAAGTTGGAGAGaattatttatctaatttttgaTTGAATGCATTCAAATGGTAAACCGGAACATTTGATCAAACAATTCTATGGCAACATAATAACCTGTAGTTATAAATTCCACTACACAGTTGAAATGTAAGAGACTTACTTGAATTTGCGTCCTTAGCAAGAACATTTTGAGCAGCTTCTGTCCTTTTCTTAAAAAAGCAGGGACAAAGGAAAACACAACACACCAATAATGCTCCACTTGCTGCTATTGCAACTGTTTTAGTCGTGGACATAGATTCAGAAGCGTTCTTGTTTTCTCCATGATGGAAAGTGGATTCATCCTCAAACTCCTTTTGCATAAGTTTTCTTCCTGTTTTGAAGGGAAAATCAAAGAGCCACACTTAATAAATGTCCGAAAGGTTTTCTTCCTGTGGATTTATAGCATCAtagaaacaaaaaacacaagCAACATTCAGTAATAGTGCATACCTAGTGAAATGACTGATCCACAATGGCTGCTTCTGAGGCACCCCTCCAAAATGCAACCATTTGCATAGTATGTTTGAAGAGCATTACAGAATAAAGCTTTCTCCACTGAATTCCCATTTATGTAAAACAAGTCCTTACCATTAGAAGTCGCATAGGCAAACTGGTCCTTACAAACCTTTGACTGTATGACTAACGCAGAGGCAGGGATTGCTGGCAATTGTACCAACATCAACAAACTTAACATAGTTATTGCCATTCTTAACGGAATAATATGCACAATTTCCATTTTCTCAACGAAATGATAACAAAGCATCCCTGTATTCTTCTATTCTTCTTGTTACCACACAGACACAGACCTTTTCACATTCTCCAAAAACCTTATGCAGTTCCAAATATAGAAACCCCAAAGTTCACTAATTTTGAGTTCAAATATTCCAACCCCTCTATATATGCAACATCAGTGTTTCACCATCACTTGCAAATCCAACCAAACTCTACAaatcacataatcaaaaaacaaataaGGAGCCGATCAAAACTCACTGCTAGCTTTCATCTTGATCAGCAATGTTACGGATAGTGTACCAATTCAAATTGCTCCATACAGCCAAGTCTAATACAAAACCGTTCACTCAATATCAGCAATCTTGAACCTCAATTCATGATACGCTAGATGAAATCTTCAGATGATTAAAGAAAGCTGTCACtgatcaaaacaacaaaaaccaaTTCAAACCCACCTCCCCAAAAAACCTCAGACAACCAAAAGCTCCAATCTTTCACTCAACTGCTTGAAACCCAACTCAGAAAACCACAAGCCCACATCAGAACTCTGCCAAACTCACAAACCCAACATCCATAAAAGCTCTATACAAAGAGCAAGACAAGAGCttcaaaaacaatccaaccagTAGTAAAGGAACAAAACAAGTAAAAAGCATCTGAATAAGAGAACCAAACCTGAACAAGAGAATAATAGGTAAGCTGAGGCAAAGCTGATGATGCTTGCTTGCTTACAGAAATAGAAACAAAGACCGGCCTCGAACGCGGTGAAAAAAACtaatgaagaagaggaaagatGGTGGGATTCTGATGTAACCCGCCAAGGCCGTCTCCgtgagttttttttctttttctttttgcatttaataaatttattgaCGTCTGAAAATATAAACCTCAAATTTGGACAAAGTGCTCAATGTTGACCGTTGGGAAACTACCCGATCATCTGCGGGCGACGCCAACCCAGGGGTGTTTTGGTCATTCtgcttatacatatatatatatataagggattttttattttatttttttttattataagaaGAGAAGTTCTATTCATACTTTCTGAAATAGTATTTAGATCTCTAacaatttttagaattttttaaatCCAACTTTGCCCttctaaaaaatgaacaaaatgaaagataaaaaaaaattaaataaaatctgtACCTTCTCTTCTCCCTCATTCCCCTTCCTTCATTCTCTTATAGCCATACATGAGGATTATTCGGCAACTTTGATTAAGGTAGAATGTTAAAGATTGCAAAATGGAATAAATgacaaaaaatatagagaagaagaattgagaaaataatgatcgaaaagcaatttctattgcctattctttttgtttctttctaatTTGGCTTAATTGTTTCACTTCATAGAGTTGACGTTAATTGTTATCTTGGTATctttttatggttttttttgttttttgttgctAGAGTAGACTATGTTGCTAGCCTGATTTGGGTTTagggaaattgattttgataatagtCCTCCTGTGGTATTGTAAATTACACGATTTATTATGAAATAGAAGGAGGTTCATAAGAGTATCCAAGCTTACAAGGTGAATGTTGTTAAGTCTTGGCTATGAATTGAGTTGTAAGTGtcgaaaaaaaatatattactaGTAGATTTGTATTGGAAAAAAATTGTGTCGATACAAAAAAAGGGCAAGATTGGAAGTTTTGTGCAAATTTTAGAaggagaggtccaaataccaatttaggaagtatgaatagaagctctctTATAAGAAATTGTTTACTAAACTAATTTTTCAAACACTTATTGTCATTTGGACCGTACAATTTTTtgagatgtgtgtgtgtgtgtgtgtttttttttatcaatgatAGTGtcacattttatttatttatttgtgtttttgatagGAACAAGTAATTTGTTTTTTAGAGGAATACTTTGAATATTAAAACAAAGAATCTTGCTGTTGAAGAGAGTCCATCTCTTTGGTGTCATCAAATAGAATTCCATATTATATCCCACTTTTATCAAGTAATTATCTTTCAAAGTTTGGAACTTACTATTTTGTATTTTCAAAAATTGTTTAGTTTGTATGCTAATTAGTAATTACATGTGCTCGGACCAAAAGAATGTGATGCGGTCATGGTTTAAAAGTTGGATGGTAATGGTTTTCTTTAGTAGTGTGAAAAGATTTCATGTGCTGTGGAATTTTCCAAGgtaaaaagaacaaaagagttggtatatatatataacagccCACTTGCATAATTTAGTACATACGAATCTCTTCTTCTGTTGTATTACACTAATACTCCATGATTAGATGTGACTTAATCGATTTGAATAGTCATTCAATTATTTCAAAAGGAACCATGCATCATCCTGAAATCTCTGCTTAATTTATACTTTTTGTGATTGCTTAGTTTGCTCAATGCCTCAATGTCTGTCTCATCTACTTTCTTCAAAGAAccggaaacatgaacatgaggTTACCGGCTAATCATCTTCGTTCCACTATTGTCAGCCAGAAAAGGTCATTCCCGTTATTTGTTTTGCCCTCGAATTTGGTTCGGTTATACTATTTGTGGCTTGTGAACTTTGTTATAGTTAGTAGGTAATACTCTTTCCTCGATTTAGAATCTTATTTCATAGAGTTTTATATGAACAAGTTTAGTTTAAGTTTGAGGAGAAGTGAaggtttttttttcactttttctgaATTTCTAATTATAagtatttatttatgttaaagTTACAAACAGCCGAGCTAGTTCGCAgtgagtacttttttttttttgggtccttgacccaaaacactaaaatgagctaaaattatctcacttaccccaataACAGATTtatattcccactaacccaatttaacgtaaaatgacaactttgcctttaacttaattaataaactacacttTATGACACTCATAATcaatctctccctctctccccacATCGACTCCAGtccacactctctctcttcacatcgACTCCAGGCCAGAAGTCGACGCCGGTGGCTTCTGGCATCTCCTCCCTTCGCCTGAATCTACGTCACCAGCCACCTTCCTTGTCATCCTCACAGCTCGATCAGCGCCTTCGTCTCCTCCGCTTTCTTCTCCTCTCTCGAGCGCTTCTCCTGCGTCAAAGTGGCCACCAAGGACGAGGCCGcccaccctctctctctctctctctctctctctctctctctctctctcttccatttttggaTTTCTCGCGAGTTCTCGATCTAGTCCAGCTTAGTTGGCCCAATTCGACGACGACGACTCCAACAGCCGTAACTTGCAGCATATCCGAGCCACAGAGCCGGTACGGTGGCCAGAGACCATGCCTCGCCAGTGCATTGGGAGTAGGAAGTGCTCTTTGCTAATGGAAGCAGCAACACGAAAGAAGAAGGGGGTTTGTCTTGGAGCCCCAAACCCTGGATTAGAGGCTCCGTAGTCGTCAGCAAGAGAAGGGATCGAAGGTGGAGATCGTGGGCTCGTGGCCGTGTGGGAAgagatgggtgcccagatcttttttttttttttttttccaaatattGCAGGTTTGATTATATAAGAAAAAAAGtcatttttttagaagaacAAAACAGTAATTGAGTgtacaacatagaaatcgagtATTAATATCCatattttggggggggggggggggaatataTGTCTATTAGAGgccaatagaggtttattaaaggtctattgggggacaatagatgtGTATTGGGGTGCAATAgacttttttttatcaatttatctcttcgtttttttctttaaacaaagttttatttatctaaatttAAGAAGATTATTCATATTCTggcaaccgaaagttctattggggggtagtagacgtctattgggggacaatacatggtagatagacgtctattgaggggcaatagacgtctattggggggtaatatacgtctattaggggcaatagatgtctattggggccaATAAACCTTTCtggtgaggttttcagaaaagtctggTGGGCTGCGGttagtgaccggattccggcggctgATAacggggctccggcgaagtcccatattctctctctctctctctctctctctaagtaacaaaggtgagggtaaaatggtattaaaaaataaattaaaaaaaaaaaatcttaatgggatattagggaagacttccttagagtgttttagataagagggaattaaaaaaactaaatggggtaaatggacaaaaacctttatttttttaatccttAGCTCACCCCACTCTTACATTTGCCAGTGATAATTGAACTCATGACAGTTATAATATTGGAATTATAGTTAATCAACAGGTACAGCTCACCAACATGTGAGTACGCTATATTTTCTGACTTTCATATTAGGTTTTGAACTGTCATTTTTACCTCCGTATCTctctttaaaaataaataaaaaacaccaAGTTTAAGACCTCTAAAACTGTAGAAGAAATGCAAACCAACGCCTATTAGGGCATAGAATAACAATTTGTACAAAAGCAGTGGCGGAAGCCCAGCACTTGCCGTTATCCATTGTGGCCTTATTGCACCCATCAATGAGCCGACTAGCTATCTGTAAATGAGGTCTGGATTTAAGTGAGCCCTTTAGATAACTATTAAGGAGACactaaagaagaggaagatggtGGATTATGATGTAAACAGCCACGACTCTGTGAGTTTTTTGCATTTAATAATTTTATTGACAtctcaaaatataaaaatataaacctCAAATTTGGACAAGTGCTCAATATTGACCATTGGGAAACTACTAGATGATCGGGCTCttgaccatttacccaatttagaCCCAACAAATGCCCACTTACTCTACTAAAAGATTTGTATGCCTACTTACcaaatttaaatgtaaaaagacaagttttccctttaaataattaaaaagtaatGACTTCGCCTGACTCCAGTTACCAGCCGCCAGAATCCCATTACCAGTCGCCGGAAActtttattaccctccaataaatttttaaaaagtttattggggggcaataaaatgtgtattgggtattattagggagTAATAAagtttattgaggggcaataaaatgtttattgggtattattagggggtaataaaatAGGACGCGAGACTTCGGTCATCGGTCCGGAGGTTACCGGAAGTTcacaaagaggtcgtcggagacttttattaccccaaataaaattttattatggggcaataaaaagtttattgggtattattgggggtaataaataTTTATTGAGGGACAACAAAACTGGACACCTATCGCCAGATTTCAGCCGCCGGTAATCGGATTTCGGTGACTGGTGATCAGATTCTAGCGACCAGTGAAGTCTCtatctctaagtgacaaagggaAAGAGggaaaaattgtcccaaaaattaataaaaaataacttaattgagtattagggcaaaaaatatgtaatttgttaggTAAGTGAgcaatcttataagatgtttgggtaaatAGGGTTAGTGTAACTCAAATTTAGGTAAATTGACATTTTTAATCATTTATATCAATGATCATATATGTCACATTTTCTTTaattcatttatatatatttttttatctgAAATATAACTTTATTGATGCAGAATAGGTTACAGACTATTCTAAACCATCATcttcatttatttgtttttttatagGAACGAgtactttctttttttgtttggtcTGATGGAACGAACTTTTATctaatctttatttttattttttactggAATATTTTCATTATTGAAACAAAGAATCTCAACAGGAAGTCCATCTCTTTGGTGTCAGCAAATTTAATCCCACTTTTGTCAAATAATTAGCTTCGTTCAAGTAAAccttaatttgtgtttggcacaaactctaggttacttgacctagtggtaatagggttaaattagaaggatctagattcctattcaatgtacgattactttccttgtatgattgagattctatgcattgtaatcctctatataaagaggctcctattatcaatgagaatacacagcgaatttctctcaatttcagtttctctaaaacacgttatcagcacgaaaccctaaccctgagaccataaattcgtagccttcaaatcccagaaaccaccgccgcccaccttaaagctctcaactccaggagttcGGAACCGGCGGCGCCACCACCAGAACCGGCCAGGAAAACAccaaaccggccaccggaagtgacTCAAATATTTCTGCCCGGTTTGAAGGTTCCCTCAGATCCTCCTGTGGCCATATTCGATCACCAGAAGAGCCTTGTCCCCAGATTCCGGGAACTGGAAAATTCACCACCAGAACCAGCCTAGAAACGTCCGAACCGGCCGCCTGAATACACTGCACCACCGAACCGCCGGTGACCTGTATCCTCTACCTCTGCTTCAGTCAACCAAGCCcaaaagaaaccctaggcccagaagcagaagcGGATCCACCAAGCCCGGAAGCCCAGCAGCAGGCCCACTAACGTCAGCGTCCAGTCAGCATCagagtgccacgtcagcacctccGGTCAATGACTGGTCAACATCAGTCAACCCTCCGATCAACGACCAGTCAacctttttccggccacttttccgacGACATTTTTCAGGCCAACTTTTCCagtcaagatttccggcaattttttaaggtaaacttttctcaaagttcccgttttttgaagtttttattactttccccttctttttctcagggacttccaacatcccttcttctacccccctttcttcttcataggggagaccaatagccgaactgtgggggttcgtgctcactccaagcttggagcttgtagagtcctccaagcttggagcttgtagagtcctccaaacttagagtttgttgagaagaaaaacgatcgaccacatacatcattgtttcgatctaatccaaaacccctcttggaatcggactTTCTTGGAAgagactacgctcagaaaatccctaatttcttggaagcgactacgctcagaaattttatagtttttcgtggtaaccttttccgctccgaaactaaccctattttcttgttgtttttcaggatgagtaacctgaacaagttgagcttcgctccactagagacaacaggcgcaggataccacaaatgggtccgtgatgtgcgccagcatcttaaggctgatgggatcctgagtactaTCCAAAAGCCAAGTCAGgatgtgcttactcctcaacaagctgctgcttttgaagcaaatagagctaagagagaggcgaatgaagctaaagccatcattctcatgacaaggcacatgaatgacacgctccaaaatgagtacttcaatgaggaagacccaagaaaactatgggtagaactcgagcagtgttttggcaacgtccgtgattctctgcttccagacttagaagtgagatggcatagccttagcttctgtgatttcaagtctgtacttgactacaattcagaagtaTTTCGTATCAAATCTATGATGGAATTAtgtggacagaaaatcactgatacgatgttaaCATAGACGTAGTTTGCTGGATGAAGGCCATCGGGGtcccaaatacgaaaccctAGGGAATTAGAGTCTAGCAGTTTAACACCTAAAAGAGCCCAAGTCCAGCTTTGAGCCCTCAGTTGAGTCCACATCCAGGCCCTTGGCCAATTAGGCCTCCAACTCGCTTTGGGCTTCCAATTTGAGTTTGGTTTGGGCCACCAAATCAGATTTGGACACTCGAATTATTTGGGCACTCTTGCACTAGTGAGCATCTTCTTCTCTGCTACCAACCCAATCGCAGCAGTCACCAAAACCGCCCTTGCTTTCCCTAAGTTCACTGTCGAGACAACCACCCTCAGCCCTACTGCCACACTAGCGGGTCGGAGCGTAAGAATCGCTGTCACCCTGCCTAAGTCCTTAGAGTCGTGGCTCTGGTAAGGACGAAACATAGAACAGTGCATGCCGGCCATCTTCATAATTCCTAGAGATTGGAACTTAGAGCATTGCACCGCCGTCCTTGCAAAAATAAGCATAGCTTATCTGACCTCCATCTTCATGAAACGGCTCGCGAAACCTTGCATAAGCCTATTCCGGGCTTTGATCAGCAAGATCTCCATCATGCCAAAATCTTTGTTTATCCACGACGATTTCAGATGCGCACGATTTGGTTGAGGACGCCCAACTCTCCTTGACGTCTCAGTCCGGGAAGGCAGAGTACTAGATCGATTTTTTTTCCCCAACAACACCCATAGCAACAAGGCTCCATAGTTAGATTAGGACTGAGAGACAGAGGTCTTGTTAGGCAAAAGACGTAGCCATGACCTATTATTGGTGGAGAGGGCAATAGCCGCGCTGAATGAATCTGATGAGATCAAGATCGGAATAGCTCTCCATCGATGATGGAGGTGGGTGCTAAGATGCCAAGGGCGGTGTGAGCGCAACCCTAGCAGAGCCATTTTGGCACAAAATCAGAATAGAGTGGTAAAGAAACCTCGTTATTAATTTTGGAACATGAGGTGTTTAGTTTTGTTCAAATTTGAGAAACAATTTAGAAGATTGACCAtgaattaaaaaatataaaaattggAACAGTCATGCTTAACAGCTTGAAAACCCAAATGGAAATGGAAAATGGagaaaataatttaaatatcAATTTATTAGAAACTACGGTAAATCCAGAAAATTGAGCAAAAGCTTGTTCTATCGTAAATCTGAGGCCATTCTAGTCATTTTAATGTAAAAGTAATTGAAATGTCTTATTTACCCCTACTTTTAATGGAGGTTTGACATAACTTTAACGGAAGTATCTAATTGATGCTATTTTGAGAGTCCAGGTACCTATTTGACTGCTTTTTAAGTTCAGATACTATCTAGTCCGATCTATAAAAGTACAGACCCTACCCATGATAAAAACCCTAGTTGTTGACTACCTTTGGACCAAAAAAGCTTTGCCTACCTATCATGTCTGCCGACTAATGATCATCATCGTAGTTGTTTTGCTCATTCTCCAAAGGTTCTTGGTGGTCATCCTCATCTTCGTTTTGTTCATTCTCCAAAAGTTCTTGGTTGTCATTCTCATCTTCGCTTCGTTCATTCTTCAAAAGTTCTTGGTTTTCATCCTCAATCTCATTATATTGTTCATCCTCCAAATCTTGTTGATCGATATGCCAAATTCCCATCAAACATTGAACCCGTCACAAGATTGTAGTAGCTTACATAGTTAGCCTCTAACTTCGTGTGAAGGTCGTAAAGAATAGAGATTGTACGAAAGTCGTACTCCACCCATCCATTCCAACCAAAATTGCAGCGCaaatcaaatacatcatcaacaTCCTGCTGAGTCACAACATAGATTGCATGACAGTGCTGTCTGAGAAGCCTTTCTCATGCCTCTATAGAAAGTCTAGCATTCAGCTACTGGTTGATCATTCTTGTAGCAATATGGCAATTTAGCACATCTCTTTTAACTTTTTTAGCTGCTTCCTGGTATCTTACCAACTAGCTGTGTGAATTATTATTCTCATTATCAGCAATCCTGTAAAACAAAACTACAGTATGAGAAGTTCATCAACTTTTTTCTATTATCAACTCTTGTTCTCATTCTAATTTTTCGGTAACATATTTTATTAGGCAAGTTTTGATAACAATCCGTTAACGTTTGGATCAGTTTAGCATGTGTATTAAAAAT is a window from the Rosa chinensis cultivar Old Blush chromosome 2, RchiOBHm-V2, whole genome shotgun sequence genome containing:
- the LOC112189272 gene encoding calmodulin-binding receptor-like cytoplasmic kinase 3, which gives rise to MLCYHFVEKMEIVHIIPLRMAITMLSLLMLVQLPAIPASALVIQSKVCKDQFAYATSNGKDLFYINGNSVEKALFCNALQTYYANGCILEGCLRSSHCGSVISLGRKLMQKEFEDESTFHHGENKNASESMSTTKTVAIAASGALLVCCVFLCPCFFKKRTEAAQNVLAKDANSMDNSASSFEVNHAAEKIPASPLRVPPSPRYSNSPKLSRLGSVHLNLNQIARATRNFSKSQLIGEGGFGTVYKARLADGQVVSIKRAKKELFENLQTEFSTEVELLAKIDHRNLVKLLGYVDEGNERLIITEYVPNGNLREHLDVQHGKTLEFNQRLEIAIDVAHALTYLHLYSEKQIIHRDVKSSNILLTESMRAKVADFGFARLGPMDADRTHISTKVKGTVGYLDPEYMKTYQLTAKSDVYSFGILLIEIVTGRRPVEMKRPVEERVTLRWAFKKLNEGRTWELIDPAIEEAVNADVLQKIFDLAIQCAAPIRADRPDMKTVGEQLWTIRADYLKSLKRG